The following proteins are encoded in a genomic region of Neospora caninum Liverpool complete genome, chromosome XI:
- a CDS encoding SRS domain-containing protein, with protein MAGPRAVPVRKTMMVALFMVVTVLMSTTVLGNKGRTSTPATVTCDQSTASAGISVEVDADTKRASFVCGTGFNQVLPSSKEDHTVTKCYMTEEVGQEENEKSLVELFGDGSEATVKTPSEREQQGSEVTLSLGKLPQRRTTIYFHCTGGSTAAGVPGAGAGGLGARRLAAAKAAAAGNKCVVTVTVPADPAANSKPELCYIRFKTVCGRLVSPQPVSIYKLSSASFSLVVRSVCHCTPGCYSPMPAACTVAKKNMDLEITNESKSVSFQCDTNIDRLNPENPADLIFDESCQNPVKLADMLPSAKLATSTSGYTFSVEELPETAGTFCYKCAAASDPEEEKEVSQPEPNACYVKIQVPQRSNAASTSAFARSVQALLVGLGVSLALFQVTH; from the exons ATGGCAGGCCCTAGGGCTGTTCCAGTCCGGAAGACAATGATGGTGGCTCTGTTTATGGTGGTCACCGTGCTCATGTCCACTACGGTGCTTGGGAACAAGGGACGGACTAGCACTCCGGCTACAGTGACGTGCGATCAAAGTACCGCTTCAGCAGGCATATCCGTTGAAGTTGACGCCGACACCAAAAGAGCCTCGTTTGTCTGCGGTACCGGTTTTAACCAGGTGCTGCCCTCATCAAAGGAAGATCACACTGTCACGAAGTGCTACATGACAGAAGAAGTTGGGcaggaggagaacgagaagtcTCTGGTGGAGCTTTTCGGTGACGGATCCGAAGCTACCGTTAAAACCCCAAGCGAACGAGAACAACAGGGCTCAGAAGTTACGCTGTCTCTGGGCAAGCTACCTCAGCGGAGAACGACCATCTACTTCCATTGCACCGGCGGATCCACGGCTGCAGGGGTACCGGGAGCGGGAGCAGGCGGCCTTGGGGCAAGAAGGCTCGCCGCGGCAaaagcagcagcagcaggaAACAAATGCGTCGTCACAGTGACAGTTCCCGCTGATCCAGCTGCGAACAGTAAGCCGGAGTTATGTTACATTCGATTCAAGACTGTTTGTGGAAGGCTTGTG TCACCCCAACCAGTTAGCATCTACAAACTTTCgtccgcttctttttctctcgtcgtACGGAGTGTCTGTCACTGCACTCCCGGGTGCTACTCTCCTATGCCTGCAGCATGCACCGTTGCGAAGAAGAACATGGATCTGGAGATCACGAACGAATCCAAGAGCGTCTCGTTCCAATGCGACACGAACATTGACAGGCTTAATCCAGAAAATCCTGCAGATCTGATTTTCGACGAATCTTGTCAGAACCCTGTAAAGCTGGCGGACATGCTGCCGTCTGCGAAGCTCGCGACATCGACCTCGGGCTACACGTTCAGTGTAGAGGAGTTGCCTGAGACTGCAGGCACATTCTGCTACAAGTGCGCAGCTGCTTCTGACcctgaggaagagaaggaagtgtCACAGCCAGAGCCAAATGCATGCTATGTGAAGATACAGGTACCTCAGCGCAGTAATGCTGCCTCGACCTCCGCCTTTGCACGATCAGTGCAGGCTCTCTTGGTTGGGTTGGGTGTTTCTTTAGCCCTCTTTCAGGTCACTCACTAG